Proteins co-encoded in one Euleptes europaea isolate rEulEur1 chromosome 1, rEulEur1.hap1, whole genome shotgun sequence genomic window:
- the RHEBL1 gene encoding GTPase RhebL1, with the protein MPLVRYRKVVILGYRSVGKTSLAHQFIDGEFLECYDPTVESTYNKMLSLGKDEFHLQLVDTAGQDEYTILPHSFIIGIHGYVLVYSVTSLKSFQVVKSLHSKLYESRGKTRMPVVLVGNKADLSLESRQVKTDEGKKLADSWGAIFLESSAKENQMTQGIFTKIIEEIDRVDNSYGEQRSCILM; encoded by the exons GTAAAACCTCTCTTGCTCACCAGTTCATTGATGGAGAATTTCTGGAGTGCTATGACCCCACGGTGGAAAGCA CTTACAACAAAATGTTGTCATTAGGGAAGGATGAATTCCACCTGCAGCTAGTGGACACCGCAGGACAG GATGAGTACACGATCCTGCCTCACTCTTTTATCATTGGCATCCATGGCTACGTGCTGGTGTACTCCGTCACATCTCTCAAGAG TTTCCAGGTGGTCAAGTCTTTGCACAGCAAGTTGTATGAAAGCAGAGGGAAGACAAG GATGCCTGTGGTGCTTGTTGGCAATAAAGCGGATCTCTCGCTAGAAAG TCGTCAGGTGAAGACTGATGAGGGCAAGAAGCTTGCTGATTCTTGGGGTGCTATTTTCTTGGAGTCCTCGGCAAAAGAAAATCAG ATGACTCAAGGTATCTTCACAAAGATCATTGAGGAAATTGACCGTGTGGACAACTCATATGGCGAACAGCGCAGCTGCATCCTGATGTGA